The Shinella zoogloeoides genome contains the following window.
TCGCCCGCATGGTGGGCGCCATAGTGTTCGGCGCGGTCATAGGGGCCGAGCGGGAATATCGCGATCATGCGGCGGGGCTGCGCACCCATATCCTCGTCGCGCTCGCGGCCTGCGTCTTCGCGCTGCTGGCGCTGGAAAGCGTGCATATGGCCAGCTTCTCCGACGAGCAGGTGCGTATCGATCCGTTGCGCGTCGTCGAGGCCGTCACGGCGGGCGTCGCGTTCCTGGCGGCGGGCATGATCGTCTTCTCACGCGGCGAGGTGCGGGGGCTGACGACAGGGGCGGGCATGTGGCTTGCCGGGGCGGTCGGCCTTTCGGTCGGCCTCGGCTACTGGTTCGTCGGCTTCTTCGCGACGCTTGCCTGTTTCGTCGTGCTCTTCCTGCTCGGGAAGATCGAGCAGCGTTATGGCGCAGCGAAAGCGGATGAGGCCGCTGAGAAATAGGCCGGTTGTGCCTTCCCGTCGTATCGGAATGGAACCAGTCGGTGGCCTGCGCGTTTTACAGGAGACACAACAACGGAAAGGACAATTCGATGGCTCGGGCTTTGATCCT
Protein-coding sequences here:
- a CDS encoding MgtC/SapB family protein, translating into MEQILADLFPRTEVPYPVILARMVGAIVFGAVIGAEREYRDHAAGLRTHILVALAACVFALLALESVHMASFSDEQVRIDPLRVVEAVTAGVAFLAAGMIVFSRGEVRGLTTGAGMWLAGAVGLSVGLGYWFVGFFATLACFVVLFLLGKIEQRYGAAKADEAAEK